Below is a genomic region from Triticum urartu cultivar G1812 unplaced genomic scaffold, Tu2.1 TuUngrouped_contig_6519, whole genome shotgun sequence.
CAGCCAAACTTGCATTCCAAGTAAACCTTTTGAGGCATAGCCCGGAAGGAGGCCCGTTCCGTGGAAGCCCAGTAGGCCCAGCCCAGCGGCTCGTCAGTCCGCTTCCTCTTGCCCATATACCCCATCTCTCTGCTGTTCTACCCTTGCTGCTTCCTAGTTCCTACCCTCTGCTGTTCTTCGAAGATCTCGTCAATGAAAAAATAACAGTCTAAATGGATCTGAAATCGAAACCTTTTTCTGTTCGGGCCAAAGAAATAAACATACATATTTTTTATAGGAGTGCGTGCTGTGAAGTGTTGGTTAATTTGTACAAAGTGCAAGGTTGTCTCTGCAAAAAAGATATAGTCCAACTTTTGACCAAAAACTGGCTCATTATTTTTTCTTTCATCTAAGGAAAACTCTTCTAATCAACCGGCCGTTTTCTGGGTTCATCCGCCACTTCGCTCGTGTGCCATCTGTTCACGTGACGTGATGCCCATGGCTCCCTCTACCTTATCCAACCTCAACCACTTATTCCTCATCCCGAGCATTCTCTTGCCCACCTGCAAGGCTGCAACCTTCTACCTCTCGTCCTCCTACATCTGACTGCACAACAAGGTAGCCATCAACTATCTCCGGTCATGTCTTACAGCTCCTTCACCACGGCTAGGCGCAAATCTGGTGGTGAGCTTGCAAGCTGCAACACATGACGGGTCTGTAGCAGCAGCGGCGGGGCGCTCCCCGGGTTGCGGCAGGGGCATCAGGGCTTGCAACTGTAGATCACGGTCATCTGCTGCCTCCACCACGACCATCAGTCGTTGCAGGTCCGTCGGCCGCCGTGGAGCATCCGGCTCTGCTTGGCACGGCCGTCGACGACCTCCTCCCATCGCCCCCGGCCATCACCGACCACCCCCTATGACAATTGCAACGACAGAGCTGAAAAAGACGGAGGCGAACAGCGGCGGCGTGGTGTTTCTGCCACATGATTTCCATTGCAAATTTTCTGCAAGAACACATGTGTTGCAAAAAAGTGAAGACAAAAAAAAATCCGTAACAACATTTTTGTTGCAAAAAAAATTCTATAACAATACCTCTGTTGCAAAAAAAAATTGTAACAAGACTTCTGTTGCAAAAAGAAAATTCTGCAACAAGACCCGTGTTGAGAAAAAAAATTGTAACAAGACTTCTGTTGCAAAAATAAAATTCTACAACAAGACCTCTATTGCAAGAAAAATCTACAACAAGACTTTTGTTGTAATGATGGAGGCGCCGCTTGGCCGCTCGATACGCTACATCTCACGGCTTGCGACCCGGTTGATCTGACGTGTAGCGTCGCCTTCATCTAAGGGTCCGGAATCCACTTCTGGCTCATTAATTACTTTTTCAtctttttttttgagaaacaCTTTTGTTCATCTAATATAGGCCCGCAGCAGAGTTTGATCCAAATTCGTTGGCTGTTGCAAGCTGGCAGCCAAACTTGCATTCCAAGTAAACCTTTTGAGACATAGCCCGGAAGGAGGCCCGTTCCGTGGAAGCCCAGTAGGCCCAGCCCAGCGGCTCGTCAGTCCGCTTCCTCTGCCCATATACCCCATCTCTCTGCCCTCTACCCTTGCTGCTTCCTACTAGTTCCTACCCTCTGTTGCCGCCTCTAGTgtgagcgagcgagcgagcgagcgcGCGAGAGGAATGGAGGCGAGGCGGGAGATCGCCAAGCGGGCGCGCACGGCCGGCACGGTGAGAGAACCCTACCACCCACCCCCTacccttccccctctctcctgcTTGTTCGATTCGTGTTCCCGGGCGCGTCCGCCGATTTGGGGGTGCGTCGGTGCGTGTCTCGCTCGCCGCGAGCAGTTTTTGGGCGAGGGTTTCGGGGCCGCGACGCGAGCCGTGGTTGCTCCCCTCCGTGCTGTCTCGCGTGAGCTTGGTCTGCTCTGCTCCTGCTCCTGCTCGTGCGTGCGTTGGTCCGGCTTTTTTTTGGTTCTGACGAGTTGTTCGTCTGTTCCCTGGCGGTGGTGGGCGACTGGggaatttttatttttatttttggcTTCGGGAGATTTCGAATTCGACCCCGATCGACCTTGGCATTTTGGGCGGAGCGTGTGATGGGGAGCAGACCATTCGGGTCTAATTGGGGATGGGGTTTCCAGTTCGTGTTCGAATTTCGACACCGATCGATGGGATGTGGGTGTGCCTCGGTGATTTGCGATTTCAGCTCCAATGTGTTTGTTCCCTCGCGGATGAGGAACTGCTCACCGATGTTTGGAGTTTGATTCGAGTTTGTGCCGTCAGCTAAAATCTCCACGCGTTTGTGCAGAGCAACGACGACGACGCCGGGAGCCAGGGGAGCgcgggaggggcggcggcggcgtccctCGGGGTCGCCGTGAGGACCGGCACGGCGGAGATGGACGGGGAGGAGTTGGCCgtcgtggcggcggcggaggctgAGGTGGTGGGCTCGGCGGAGACGGAGGAGCACGTCCAGCGCATCCTCCTCGCCATCGACAACTTCACCCGCAAGGTCCATTGGCCTCTtcgccctctcctcctcctcctcgatccCGCCTTGATCGGCCCGCGATGGCCTGGCCGGAGACATGAACGATCGGCGGGTGGCGTTGCATTGCAGGTGTCGGAGATGCTGGACTCCGGGCGCGCCATGTTCAAGGACCTTGCCGCCGACTTCGAGGACCGCCTGTGCACGTAAGCAACTCGCCGCAGCAAGCGGCATCGCACCGCCGTGCTTCGCTCCTCGGTTGCTCACCACCTGCTTGCTGTATTGCCTTGCCAGGATCCACAAGGAGAGGGTGGAGAAGTGGGAGGAGGAGATCCGGGAGCTGCGCGCCCGCGACGCCGCCAACGAGCGGACCCGCGCCATGCTCCACAACGCCCAGCTCCAGCTCTTCCACATCCGCGAATAGACAGTCGAGTTCAATCTGCTTCGATCAGCTAGCCGCTCCACACATCTTCAGCGAAGGCAAGACATCcaacagcaacagcagcagctCCCTGTTTCTTCTGCATGCTTTCTACTATCTTTCTGAACTTATCAGCACAGCAACATTGACAAGTCCAGTTTGATGTAGTACTACTATTACTGTATGCTCGTATGAACCTGCTACCAACAGTGAGTTGCCACTTCTGAATCTGAACATGAATGCCTTGCACTTTGGTTGAATACGCACCTGTCTTCAGGAACTCTTTCGTGTTTGCGATGCGTTTCACCTGTTCCAATGCATGGTGGAACCTTGATCTGTGACGCTTTCCTGTCGAACCGTGTCAGCACATTCTCAACCTTGCTACATGTCTCAATCTGGGAACATAAATCATGTGACTAGTTGACAGACAGTGGGACTTTGTTatgtttgatttttttttgagCAAGTTGTGTTTGGTATTGATGAATAATGATATACAGAGATAAACAGGGGAGAGGACCTAGTACCTTACTGCAGAAATAATTGTTTTACGAACTGGAGATTCTTCAATAACTTTTAGAAGTGTTGTTCTCTTGTTTGAAAAGGCATTTTCCGGATACTTATCATCATTGTCATTTCCACTGCAGTCCACAAGAATCTGTAGTGTAACAGTACCAATGTAAAATGTAATCACTCTAGGAGAACAATACCACATGATACCAATACCATTGTTTTATGCAATTACATATCTGAGTAGTTTGTATCTTATGCAAAAAGAAATCTAAAATTGTAAACGATATCAGTAGCAACAAGGGATATGTCACTTGAGGAGTATTTCCTAGAAGCATTTTCAGAAAGTATATGCAGCATAGTACAAGGTTACCGAAATTAAGAAGGTGAGCAATCAACTGATGCAACAGTAATCAACTGATGAAACACTTGTTCAAAGCCTTCTTCACCAAATAAAATATCCACTTCATCGAATCGAAAACGGCACTGCAATTAGGGGGAACAACGTATTAACTTAGGTCTTAGGCTATCTGGTGCATCCACTTATTTTTCTCTCTTCAACTTCAAAAATGACTGGTAAAGGAGCAGCCATACCATCTGAGGTTATCTAGCTGCACAAAAGCCTTCCTGAAGCAGATACAAGAAACGATCAGGTGTTGCTATAAGTACATCTAGGTCTTCATCAAGGCTTTCTAGCTGCGTATTATGTTGAAATCCACCGATTCACCGTTTGCAACCATAGACCTGAAGGGAACCCCAGATTTTGATATTAAGCGGCAATTCTGAAGGACCTGTACTTAGAGAAATGACTCAACAGGTTATTCCATAGTTATTTTCCTCAAATTCACACTAGAACTATCATAAAGCCTCGGCAACATCACATTCAGCAAGCAGTATAGTATACCTGAAAGAAAGTTCAGCAGTAGGTGTcaatattattatttttttgaCGGTGCTATGGCGGGCTTACGCCAGCCTGAACCATTTTCATTATAGATAAGACTGAGATACAACACGACGGTTACAACAGATATCACCCGACACATAGGAGAAGGAACCAGGAACAACAGAATACAAGATGGAACAAGGAACAACAGAAAAAGAACCAGAAGCGAGCTATGACAAGCAGCCAACACCAAGAACTTAGCATCCATCACCATCAGTGGACCGAGAAGAGCGGGAACTAGCTTTGTTGGATCTGTCGAAAGGACATCCGCCACCGAGAAGACGTAGAGAAGAAGTTGCCTGCTACCATGCAATCTCTGCACCTTGAAGAGCTAGGAGATCGTAGCCACCATCGAAGAGCATCCTGCTACCTAGGAACGTCGCGGCAGAGAAAGTCACAGACCGTGCCGAAGGGCAATTTTCCGCCGAGATAGCCCTACACCTCCTCTGAGCCACACCACCTCCACCATCACAAAT
It encodes:
- the LOC125530725 gene encoding uncharacterized protein LOC125530725; amino-acid sequence: MEARREIAKRARTAGTSNDDDAGSQGSAGGAAAASLGVAVRTGTAEMDGEELAVVAAAEAEVVGSAETEEHVQRILLAIDNFTRKVSEMLDSGRAMFKDLAADFEDRLCTIHKERVEKWEEEIRELRARDAANERTRAMLHNAQLQLFHIRE